The sequence below is a genomic window from Candidatus Polarisedimenticolaceae bacterium.
CCCCGTAACAGGCGCTTCGGGGTTGGGAAAATGGTTGCTGTCCCCATTTGTGAAATACGGTGACTGTCCCTATCTACATCGACCGCACCGGGTTCTTGTACATCGCCGGCATCGCGTCGAAGGTCTTCTTCGTCGCCTCCGACGCGAAGTAATACGTCCGCCCCTCGAGCACGGACTTCGGCGACGCCCCGTTCGGCGCGAACCGCGCGCCGGACACGGGGTCGGTGAGCTTGCCGCACCAGCGGAACGGCTGCGCGAGGAACTGCGCCTTCTCCGCCGCGTCGGCGAAGAAGAAGAGGTCGTGACCGAGGATCACGCGGGTCTCGGGCTCCAGCACGGCGGCGCGTTTCGGGTCGACGATCGAGTCGAAGGACAGGTTCAGCCCGTTCAGCAGGCGCTCGGGGTCCTGGACCAGGACCGCGGGGCAGGGGGTTCAGCAGAACCCGACGGGCCGCCCGTTCACCCACACCGGGGCGATCTTCGGGTTCAGCTTCGAGCGCCGGTTCGGGCAGCGGTCGTTGGGGGAGACGCCCCCCTCGGCCCATTTCAGTTTCGGGAAGTCCGGGTGATCGCCGGGGACGACCTCCGGAGGCGCCGGCGTCATCGCCGCGGACGCGGCGAGCAGCAGACCCAGGATGAGGCTCAAACGGTCCTCCCTCTGCGCTGGTACACGTAGGCGATCGCGAGAAGCACGACGCCCAGGACGACGAACGAGAGGATACGGTAGATCGCGTCCAGCGCCGACAGGTCGACCAGGAAGACCTTCGCGATCGTGATGCCGAGAAGCCCCAGCGCGGCGTAGCGCACCGTCGGGAGCGCCCGCAGGAATCCCACCGCGAGCGCGGCCGCGGCGTACACCGTCCACAACACCGAGAGACCGACCTGCTGCAGCCAGCGCAGGCGTCGCGCGGTCTCTCCCGAGGCGGCCCGCGCGAGCTGCTGCTGATGCGCCCACCACGCGAACGTCAGCGTGATCCACAGGAGGACCGGAGCCGCGGCGGCGAGAATCCGCGACGCGGGTCCGAAGGCCGGCCGATCGGCGAGCGGGCGCAGCAGCACCGCCGCGAGGGCGATCGCCGCGCACGCCGCCACGCGCAGCACGAACTGCGGGTTGACGAGGTCGACCGACTGATCCCACGCGAGGGAGCCGTCCTCGAGGAACAGCCGCACGAGCAGCACGGCGCCGGTCACCGGCGTCGCGACCGCGAAGGCGAAGTCGGGCTTCGCCCTCGCGAGCGCCGCGAGGGCCAGCATCTCGACACCGAGGAGCACCGCCGGCCACGGCACCGCCGGGTCGCGCCAGCACAACACCGCGCCGAGCGCCGCGGCGACGCACCAGAACAGCGATCGAAGATCGCCGGCCTCGGGACTCTCGCTCGATCGGCCCACGACCGCCCCGGCCCACGCCAGGCACGCGACGACGGCGGCGTGCACCGCGAATCGCACGTTCCAGACGGGAACGTCGACCGGATACCGCCAGGGGTCGAAGAAGGCCGCGCGCGCGGTTGCTCCGGCGAGGAACACCGCCCCCGTCACGAGGTCGACGTTCCCGCGCCCGGGGCGTTGCGAAGTCAGGAGGAACGCGACGCCGAGCGCGGCCCAGGAGAGGGTGACCCACGGCCCGTCGAAGGCGAGCGGCGCGGCGATCGCCAGGAAGGTCGCGCCGATCCCGCGGTGCAACGTGGTGAACGGCGGGTCGCCTCCCGCGACGCGCTCGGCGTGGTATTGCGCCACCCCGAGGTACAGCGCTCCCAGGACGACCGCCCAGTAGGCCTCCTGGCGCTGCGCTCCCCAGCGCTCGAGGGTCACGTAGACCGCGCCGAAGAACGCGGTCGCGTTCCCCGCGACGAGCACGAGGTCGAGCGGCTCCGCCTCCACGCGGTCGAGCCAGGAACGAAGCAGCGGCACGGCGAGGAAGAGCGCGAACAGCGCCGACATCAGCGCGAGGCGGATCGCCGGGTGCGGCGCCTCGCCCCCCTTCGCGATCGCGGGGAGGACGAGGAGCGCCGATCCCGCCCAGGCGAGCCGGTTGAGCGACGGCCAGGAACGGAACCGCGCCACGCCGAGGACGACCAGGTCGAGGACGATCAGGTACGCCATCAGCACCCGCTCGTCGGGGCGGGTCGTCGCGACGAGGATCGGGGTCAGCAACCCGCCGAGCACCGCGAGGACCGCGACGGGCTGCCGCGCGGTCGCGACGGACAACGCGACGCCGAGCGCCGTCACCCCCGCCATCGCCGCAAAGGCGGGGCCGGCCCCGAGGAACCCGTAGACGCGATGCGCCGCGAACAGCGCGAGGTAGAGCATCCCGAGCCCGGCGCCGGTCAGCCCGTCGCAGAGCACGACGAGCGCGGGGCGACGGCGCAGGTACGAGCCCCCGGCGATCAGCGCGATCCCGGACGCGACTCCCATCGCCACGCGCCCGGCCGGGCCGATCAGGTTGTTCTGGAAGCTCCACCGCAGCAGGAAGCCGACGGCGAAGAGCAGGGTGACCGCCCCCACCCAGGTCGCCCATCGTCCGCCGACGATCTGCTCGAGGTCGACCCCGGGTTTGGGAGCCGGCTCGGGGGCCGGAACGGGTGCCGGCTCGGGGACCGGAACGACGGGGCGCGGCGGGGGAGGAGGTGGCGGCTGCGGTAAGGGCGTCGGCCCGGGCAACGGCCCCTCCGCCTTCACCCTCCGGTCGAGGGCGCGCACGGCGGCTTCGAGTCCGGCGACGCGGGCCTCGAGGCGCTCCGCGCTCTCCCGCGAGCGGTTGAGGGCGACGATGGCGAGGATCAGAGCGACGATCGGGAGCGCGGCGAAGGAGAAGGCGACGAGCACCCAAAGGGATTCCATGACCCCTCCCTGCGTCGATGCTACCCCGTGTGACAGAATCCGGCCGCATGAGCCCCGCGTTCCGCATCGCCGCCGCCGCCCTCGCGCTCTCCGTGCCGCTCGAGGCCTTCGCGAAGAACGACGCGAAGGTCACGGCGGACGTCTCGGGGCCGTCGACGCGCCTCGTCGTCACCTTCGAGCGCTCCGCCGACTGCCGGGTCGCGCAGGTCGCGGCGAAACTCGAGGTGACCTGCGCCGACCGGGTCGCCTTCGAGCCGGCCGAAGGGAAGGTCGCCGACGGGATCGTCGAGGGGTGGAAGGCCGAAGGGGACCGGAATCTCGTCGTCCTCCTCGGCCCCGGCTATCGCCGCCACGAGAGCTTCGACCTCAAGAACCCCGCGCGGCTGGTCCTCGACGTCGAGGGGAAACGCGCGGCGGTCGCGGCGGTCCCGGTCGCGCCCGCCGCCCCCAGGCGCGCGGGCCCCGTCGTCGTCGTCGACCCGGGTCACGGCGGCGTCGAGACCGGCGCCCTCGGCCCCTCGGGAGCCCAGGAGAAGGAGATCACCCTCGACCTGGCGCGGCGTCTCGCCACCCGGCTCGAGCGCGACGGGGTCACGGCGGTTCTCACCCGCGACGACGACCGGATCCTCGGCCTCGACGACCGCACCGCGGTCGCCAACCACAACAAGGCCGAGTTGTTCGTCTCGATCCATCTCAACGCCGCGCGCGGGAAGAAGGCCCTCGGCGCCGAGACCTACTACCTCGCCACCGACGCGACCGACGACGAGGCGCGCACCCTTGCGGGGCTCGAGAACAAGGGGTACGCGGGGGCCGGATCGACCCCGGCCCCGACCTCCGCCGGCGAGACCCCCGACCCCTCGCTCGAGCTGATCCTCTGGGATCTCGCGCAGAACCGGTACCTCGAGGAGAGCGCGCGTCTCGCGGAGGCCGTCCAGCGAGAGATGAACGAGCTGACCGGAACGCGCGATCGCGGCGTGCGGCAGGCGCCGTTCCGCGTCCTCATGGGGGCGACGATGCCGGCGATCCTCGTCGAGGTCGGCTTCA
It includes:
- a CDS encoding YHS domain-containing protein, translated to MLEPETRVILGHDLFFFADAAEKAQFLAQPFRWCGKLTDPVSGARFAPNGASPKSVLEGRTYYFASEATKKTFDAMPAMYKNPVRSM
- a CDS encoding DUF2339 domain-containing protein; this translates as MESLWVLVAFSFAALPIVALILAIVALNRSRESAERLEARVAGLEAAVRALDRRVKAEGPLPGPTPLPQPPPPPPPRPVVPVPEPAPVPAPEPAPKPGVDLEQIVGGRWATWVGAVTLLFAVGFLLRWSFQNNLIGPAGRVAMGVASGIALIAGGSYLRRRPALVVLCDGLTGAGLGMLYLALFAAHRVYGFLGAGPAFAAMAGVTALGVALSVATARQPVAVLAVLGGLLTPILVATTRPDERVLMAYLIVLDLVVLGVARFRSWPSLNRLAWAGSALLVLPAIAKGGEAPHPAIRLALMSALFALFLAVPLLRSWLDRVEAEPLDLVLVAGNATAFFGAVYVTLERWGAQRQEAYWAVVLGALYLGVAQYHAERVAGGDPPFTTLHRGIGATFLAIAAPLAFDGPWVTLSWAALGVAFLLTSQRPGRGNVDLVTGAVFLAGATARAAFFDPWRYPVDVPVWNVRFAVHAAVVACLAWAGAVVGRSSESPEAGDLRSLFWCVAAALGAVLCWRDPAVPWPAVLLGVEMLALAALARAKPDFAFAVATPVTGAVLLVRLFLEDGSLAWDQSVDLVNPQFVLRVAACAAIALAAVLLRPLADRPAFGPASRILAAAAPVLLWITLTFAWWAHQQQLARAASGETARRLRWLQQVGLSVLWTVYAAAALAVGFLRALPTVRYAALGLLGITIAKVFLVDLSALDAIYRILSFVVLGVVLLAIAYVYQRRGRTV
- a CDS encoding N-acetylmuramoyl-L-alanine amidase produces the protein MSPAFRIAAAALALSVPLEAFAKNDAKVTADVSGPSTRLVVTFERSADCRVAQVAAKLEVTCADRVAFEPAEGKVADGIVEGWKAEGDRNLVVLLGPGYRRHESFDLKNPARLVLDVEGKRAAVAAVPVAPAAPRRAGPVVVVDPGHGGVETGALGPSGAQEKEITLDLARRLATRLERDGVTAVLTRDDDRILGLDDRTAVANHNKAELFVSIHLNAARGKKALGAETYYLATDATDDEARTLAGLENKGYAGAGSTPAPTSAGETPDPSLELILWDLAQNRYLEESARLAEAVQREMNELTGTRDRGVRQAPFRVLMGATMPAILVEVGFISNPEEEARFKDDAYKDKVVEALARAIGAFRARTEGAR